The Ascaphus truei isolate aAscTru1 unplaced genomic scaffold, aAscTru1.hap1 HAP1_SCAFFOLD_1745, whole genome shotgun sequence genome window below encodes:
- the LOC142476820 gene encoding histone H4-like, whose protein sequence is MTGRGKGGKGLGKGGAKRHRKVLRDNIQGITKPAIRRLARRGGVKRISGLIYEETRGVLKVFLENVIRDAVTYTEHAKRKTVTAMDVVYALKRQGRTLYGFRG, encoded by the coding sequence ATGACTGGTCGCGGCAAAGGAGGAAAAGGGCTCGGGAAAGGCGGTGCCAAGAGGCACAGGAAGGTTCTTCGTGACAATATCCAAGGCATTACCAAACCAGCGATCCGCCGCCTGGCTCGCAGAGGAGGAGTGAAGCGCATCTCCGGTCTTATCTATGAAGAGACCCGTGGGGTGCTCAAGGTTTTCCTGGAGAATGTGATCCGGGACGCGGTCACCTACACCGAGCACGCCAAGAGGAAGACAGTCACCGCTATGGACGTGGTGTATGCGCTCAAGCGCCAGGGCCGCACTCTGTACGGATTCAGAGGCTAA